A single region of the Nicotiana sylvestris chromosome 6, ASM39365v2, whole genome shotgun sequence genome encodes:
- the LOC138871501 gene encoding secreted RxLR effector protein 161-like has protein sequence MEFTLYEIDVKSAFLNGYLKEEVFVKQPLELYRGMIGSLLYLTASRPDIVFSVGFCARFQANPKESHLTIVKRILRYLKGTTDLCIWYPKGSNFNLVGYADADYASFLVDRKSTSGMAHFLGSCLLSWATKKQNSVALSTAEAEYVVAASCCAQLM, from the exons ATGGAATTTACTCTTTATGAGAttgatgtcaaaagtgccttcctaaatggctacctaaaggaagaagtgtttgtcaaacaacctcTAG aattgtataggggtatgattggttcacttttatatcttactgctagcagacctgacattgttttcagtgtagggttttgtgctcgatttcaagcaaatccaaaggaatctcacttgactaTTGTTAAGAGAATattaagatacttgaaaggcactactgatctttgtatttggtatccaaaaggtagtaactttaacctagtgggatatgctgatgctgactatgcaaGTTTCCtggtggataggaaaagcacctcaggtatggcacacttccttGGGTCATGTCTGttatcatgggccactaaaaagcagaattcagtggccttatccactgctgaggctgagtatgttgttgctgcctcttgttgtgctcaactgaTGTAG